The genomic DNA tttctcaatacattataatccttttatgatcctctcttataatcctttaatttaaatcctttttatcctgttaccttatactcaattctttccgtatctagtggattttcgggaaaaatcaaagtgttcggaattggattctgacgatctttacatacacttatataccacatagagtactaataatatcccagaagatcaataacagaacccctacatagtgtggcatgaaaagttttctcattcagcataatctgcaaaatcactattcataagggtttcaaaaatttccaaaaattggggttattacagaacgTCTGTTTCCTTTATGAACCTGGATGCCATAGAGTAGGCAGCGGCTAGGCTTTGtggctctttgtttatcaagtCTATAATATACCTCTCATTGTGTTCCGGATCCAGGTTCCTCCGGaatatgcttagagcctccctcTCATCAATATTCGAGactttgttgatggcttcctAGAATCCCCATATATAAGTTGAGAGTGTTTCGTTATCGTATTGACGGATTGTTTCCAGGTGACACATATGCATTTCATGTGTcttattggctctgaatcttctaagaAAGGCCCCCTGAACTCTTTCCAGGAGTGAATGCTTCGTGACGGGATTCTAttgaaccatctttgagccccccctttgagggtcgaggcgaAGAATCTGGACTTGGTTAGGTCGTTGTAGTAATATATCTAGGCTATCTGTTTGAAATAAttgaggtgctcttccggatcTCCCAATCCATCAAAGGAGTCAAAATTGTAATGTTTGAGATTTTTCTGCcgagggatggcttctagggagtgaCTGAAGGGTATAAGGGTCTCCCCAATCTCCAATCCAGAATCTTTTTCCATTTTTCGTTGGAGCTCATAAATCATATCTTTCAGATCCTTCTGCCCCTCCTCTTCGTCGTCAGAAATGACctcgggggtagggtccctcAGAGTCATTTTGCCTTTTGTCTTAGCTAAGAGTCTCTCCTcttctagctgcatccttttCTGAATCTGTAGCTCAAGCTTTGCCTCTTCTTCTCTTCTTATCTGTTCCCTCATTTCTTCCAACTTTTTCTTCCTGTttgcttctgtctccttcttactaggctcttttttattcttttttgccttagttttgattcggtcgaagacagatctcctagATTGCTGAGAATCTCCGGACTCTTCTTGCTCATCATCTTGCTCATATTCTatctgagcccgggcttgttcatctctgtagagcctgattgcttcagccAGTTGATGGCTTGTTAAGTTGGCCATATGCTCATCTACAACTGGAATATTGGTATACTTTTACTAATTGAGCTCTATGACATATCTGGCATCCCGGGGTGTTATTATCCTTTCCAAGATCGGGGTATGTTGCGTCAATGGTTGCTTCCAGAGGGTCTCTCGGTCTCCCCCAGGTTCATGAGCCTGAGAGTGGTCCTGATCCTGGACTTGGGTACTGGAGGAGGGCCTACCAACCAtactttttcctgctcttgccattaccaCAATTGTAAAAATAACTGATTAAGATTTGAGGCTAAAAATGTGGATATAAGGTTGCTATTTTGAAGAttacaaaaaatttccagaataacaCCAAACAAACTTTCTGGGTTTTGCTAACAATACTACTGAACAAGAACAGCAGGCTCTAGAACACAAAGACAATATGCAAACTAAAGCAAATCTGGGTTTTAAAACTATCAAAACTATCAAACCCCAGGCTTTAAGActatcaagattatcaaacccCAAACAATCAAAACTAACAAACCAGGAcaagctcacacaaacgtggcctaacaTAACTAGCTCACACAAACGTGACTTAAATGAACAACATTAATATTCAAGAGAGTGTATGGTTGCTTATGTTCTTACAGGTTTAAGATGTGGACTCTCttaagagtttgctgatgaaggtgaatccaggggcaccgagacccaaggatggagagcccctccttgtagcgccaaatgataacttcGGTGAGCGGGGCGGCTCCTTCCGACGCCATTCCTGGACGTTCTGAGTGTGTTTGAGGTGTAGCTGCTGTTGGGAActtgcaaaacaacaccggaggggggttttgtccccgcggcacctccggtgtaagaataagaagctggttggggaagatgaagatagaggATTAAGGTTGTTGTGTGTGTGCATAGGATGAGTATATGAGTGTGTGTAATGAAAGTGTttttctaacccctaaacccttcatctttgggggtatatatagccccaaggtagggtttaggggttgatACCTCTAGATCTGGGTCGTTGGTTCTTGGAGGCGGAGGACGCCTGGCTCTAATGGATTGCATACACGTGTCTAGGGAAGGACCACCTTCAGGGTGTCCCAACGACATCTGACACGCGCCGTGTTTGTCTGATATgctggttgttgatagctgtcatcgtcatgtgcccacgtacccttccttggcgggttgCGGAATGTGCATGTACTTGTTGGGACCCCCCTCAGGGTGATCTTGGTCCTGGGCTAGATCCAggtaggcaggtgatccaggtcatgggctgGACCCTGGTAGGCAGGTGATTCAGGTCATGGGTCGGACCCTGGTTAGAAGATGATCCAGGTCCCGGGTTGGATCCGGATTTGGAGATGACCTAGGTTGACCCCGGGCCTGGTCTCTCCATTTGATTGTTCTAGGAGAGGGGGGTCTTGGTCCATCGATTGAGCCTGATACCCCTTAGATCCAGGTTGGATCCTAGCCAGGTTGCTTATACCCTATCAGATCCCAAAATACTTGTTGATTTCTTCCATCTCTTTGAACTGGTGCAAAAGGAATTATATCTCCGACGGAAGTCATCTTCACTGAATATTGGAAGATCAACGAAGTAATCTTCCACGGGATTTTTTCCCCTTGATAGCCTTTCTCTATGATGATTGGGAGATTTGTCAGGCCGTGAGCCGCATCCTTGTGGTTCATCTAAAGTATCCATGAAGTCCATCACCATTGCCACTTCGGTCACCATGGAATTCATGATTACAGACTCTTCTTGACCGTATTGTTGCCTTTGACTCAACAATCTTTTCAATGCATCCATTACAATAAAAATTTGTAGTGATCGTGATATATTTATGGACAAATTTTCTATGTATAGATTTAGATTAAGACATGTGTCATTACGTGATTGAACAAAAATCTtatcaaaaatttaaatttatctACAATCTTATCAAAAATCTACACTTATCCGATAATCTACAATTTAGTATTATTTGTGGGACCGTTAAATAATAGAGATGAATATAAATTTAtgataaaaaatataattatttatttgataaatagTAACCATGAATTGATGGAGTTGTATGGGTGTATAAAAAGTAACTAAAATATTGATATTTTATGAATAGTAATTAATTGCATCAATTTAATCCATGAATTCATGAATCAAAGGAGCTCATGGGTGCATATAGGGGTGTACACGGATTGGGTTGGGCGGGTTGAAGGAATTTAGCAACCCAACCCAATTAATTCGGGTTTTCAAAATGTCAACCCAAACCGAACCGTTTAAATTTGTAAACCGAACCAATTTGTAATACTTCGGTTTGGATCGGTTTGGATCGTATTGATCGGTTTAGTAAATAttcaaaacaaatattaataattataaaataaagcGGAAAGTCTCAAAGTCTGAAACACTTGAAAATAGTTCAACAAAATATTACAATCATCCATGTCAGATATGGTTTAAACATCCAAAAGAGAGTGATAATACAATATTTAGTCTTTAAACATTCTTTAAATATTGAACTCGATAAACAAAAATAATGGCACATTCTTTAAAAATGGAGGAATGATGCTATAAATTACAGATAAATGAGACTATCTATTCGGCCTGAACATATTCAaagttataaaataaataaattaacgtgtaaatatatttttaatcGGGTTAGATTGGATCGGttttaaaatatcaaaacccatatccaacccaattaaatcgggttgacattttttcaacccaaaTATGTATCGGGTTGAAAAAAATCGGTTTGGATCGGCCGAAATAGGGTCGGTTCGGATTGGTTTGGTCGGTTTGGGTACACCCCTAGGCCCTAGGTGCATAGGCTCGTAATGCAAGCTCCATTTGCAACTACAGGTACTTCACATAAACACATTTGACCACGATCTATTGATGCCGGAGTATAGTGCATGAGACGATATTCTTGTGAATCCTCGAATTCCATGGCTTTCTACCATTGGAAACCTCATATAATTTTACAGACTATTGGCAGATGAATATAAAATAGCTTCTTTTTCAAACGATGATGAGACAAAATTGCTGCAAAGTTGGCATACATCATGCATGATATTTATACAGTATATGCTATTCAAGTTGATGTGCACATTTTATTAGAATGTATGATGTTTCTTGTGAAGATGGTGGGGGCTGTTGCTTTGATTTCAAATAAGTTGTCTTTCAATACAACCAGAGCCTCCTGGTCACTAGATTTTTTGTCTATCCTTTTTTTATTAATGATTTGAATTTAGGGTAGAAAGATTAACACACAAATGCATGCATCTGAATAAAGAGAAACACCGACCTGAAGACAAAAATCTAGCAaaaaagaaatttaaaaaatGACAAAGCCAATAAACACTCATAATGAAGTATCGGACGATGGAATTCCAATAATACCGAAAGCTACGGGGCTTTTTCTTGACTTGCAGTCTGCAGCAGTATCCGTACTGTGCTGCTGCATTTATTTATCTTCTGCTTTGTGTTTCATGTACTCATGTTACACCAACTTGTGTATTATTTGCGTCTATTTATCTATCTATCTATCCTAACCACATAACAGAAGATGATGAATAAAATTATCAGGTTTTTTTCTGTTTCGTTTTCATTTCTTTTTTCTCAATTTCAAATTCGGGAGCACGTCAGATAAACGGATAAATTTTCTTCTTTCCTTTTTCTATCACCTCTCTTCTATTTTCTTATTAATTTATTACAAAATCTTAGAAGCACAATTTAAATCAAAGCAAACAAAATCAGATCAAGTATGTATAGCATTAATATGAATCAACTTGTTAAGAAACATGTCCCGTTTAAAATTTTTAGTTATTGGACGAAAATTCAACATGATCTTATCTTATCTAACTCAACAAATGTGAGACTGGTTCATGAACGACTTACAACACTTTGAAAAAAATCTTGGAATTTTTATATATACAAATTAAGTGCAGATGGATACTTCATACTCATTTTTTGATCCAAGAAATCTTTCAAACTTTTCATGGTGTATTAAAGAGGCACAAAATGAAAAGACAATAGGTCAATATGATTGTGGCATTAAAAAAGGATGGGAGCAAGCCCAGATAGATATTTGttgtaataaataaaattattggCTATATTTTGTCACTGTTATATTAATAGGGAGACATTTGGAATCATCAATCAACTctattaaatttattaaaaacaGGTCCTGGTTGGTTGCTCAACTGTTTTTAAATACAAGTAGCAGCTCCCGTGAATACTGTTGAAATGACACAACACCGTCTAGTCCAGTCCTTTATCATTTGTTTTCAAATCATAGTATCATACATGTATTCATTGGGGACTGACTGCTGGGTTTTAAAATTTCTCaatttaattgattaatctcCTATATTTAATCGATTCAATTTTTCAAATCTGATTTATCCTTACAAGTTTTATTTATCGGAATATATATAactatttattaaaattaaaatgttatattcatttaaatatgaataattatacaaattatgatataataaatatatattagttaataaataactaatataatcataataatacAATTTAATATTATACTACATCCGATTTTTACTCATATCAATCTTACCGATTTTTTGTTAATTCTAAATCCGTAACTCTACCGATCTTATCCGATTGCCGATTTCTACGACCCCATCTATTATACATTAACCCCATGTATTATACATTAATCCTCTTGCATATATAACCAAATTTCTTTCACATGTCCTGTACCAACATATCACAATTTTATACTATTTTTGTTATACCCAATAGTATTGTTTCTTGATGCAAAATTTGAGGTTTGCACTTCAATGCAACATTCATAGCCATGGCAGAGCTATGTGATCTTCAAGTTCATGTCAATGGTCAGCAGACATTCTTTCTGAATGAGGTAATTCAGATACTTCCTTATGGTCCTCATTTACATCTCAAGTACTTACTAATAATTGCATTCTTCATGCTgcttatatttaaattttttcaCAGAAAGTTATTTCAAAATATTCGGGGAAATTGAAGAAAatcatcaagcaagaaaagagAAGAACCCAAATTAAAAATTCAGGCATTCATATTGATGATTTCCCAGGAGGTCCATTTGGTTTTGAGCAAGTTTCGAGATTTTGTTACAACAATGGCACTGGTGTAGTAACTGCATCGAATGTCTGTCTCTTGCATTGTTGTGCTTTGTTTCTTGTTATGACAGAGAAAGTCTCAGCTTGCAATCTTTTGCAGCAAACTGAAGCATTTCTTGAAGATATGTTTTCTTGGTCCCGGACCGATATTTTAACTTGCCTAAGGAGCTGTGAATCTTTCTTTTCATATGCAGATTCCCATGGCCTTATTGAAAAGCTCTTGAACACACTTCTCGCTAAAATTGCACAACATTCAGATATTTTTGTTTGCTCTCCTTCTTCATCGTCTTCTCCGGAAACTATTGCAACTTCTTTCAGGCTATCTTCCTCAACAAAAAGCATGACTCCTGAAGTTCTTGGCATCAAAAGTTCATCAAAAAAGTTTTGGTGGTTTGATGATTTAACCATTTTACCACCAATTATCATCGAAAGGTTTGTCAAGATTTTAGGTGGTTACGGAACTGATGAAACCAGTTTAATCCTCACAAGGTTCATCCTAAACTACCTAAAAGCTAGTGTTCAGTCcaacatgatcaagaattgctCAAAATCAGAGTATTCAAAATTAGCAGACATAGCTATCTATGGGGTACTCACGATCGGGAAATCAACATTTTCTTGTAGAGGATTGTTTTGGATACTGAGACTTGTGTCTACTTTTGGTATAAGTAGAGATTGCAGAACAGGGTTGGAGAGACTAATTGCTTCAGTTCTTGATCAAGCAACACTGGATGATTTATTGGTCTCTGCAAATGATGGAAATAGCGTTTACGATGTCAATCTTGTGGTGAGattgattagattgtttgttcATACTTATAGTGAACAAGAGTACATACACAAGATGAAGAAAGTTGGCTGGTTGGTTGACAAGTATTTAAGAGAAATAGCTCCTGATCAAAACTTGAAGATTTCTAGATTTCTTGGAGTTGCAGAGAGTTTAGCAGATTGTGCAAGAGACTGTTTTGATGGTGTATATAGAGCTGTTGACATCTATCTTGAGGTACTTACCTCATCATTTTCATTGAATACAGTCTAATTTGCATAATCATGTAAATTATATGTTCTGCTAGTCTGTTACTTGCAAGAAAGTAGTTCTGTGTTGAAGATAAGATAATGTCCGACTAAAGTTCTAAGAGAAAGGGTAACTTAACATTTTAGCACTGCTTTTTAAAACTAAAATGTAGTAAAATTTCCTAAACTTATATGCACAAGTAGTCGTGTCTGTTTGGTTTTTTGTATTTGTTTGGTCAAGGCTAATCCTTGGCCGCTAAttaaacttatatatatatatataatttgtcCTCTTTGTTTTTTGCATTTGGCTTGTTACTAGATTCTTGCCTCTATCCAATTTGGTCAAAAAATCATATTGTCCTCATCTGTACACTAACAAGCATATTATCAATCACATGATGCTAATTAATTAGTAGACTCAAGAAAGTTTTACATACTCTACATGTAACCTCTTGGAAGCAAATTTTAGATTTTATACCGTCAAACCAGTTAATTTCTTTTGCCACAAAATATTGAAAACAGAGGGACCGTTCTGAAATCTATGTTTGATGTAAGGGGCCAATCATTTAGCTTTAAAGTCAGCATCATATTATTGCTGTTTCCTTTCTCGTTAGATAATCCATGTATTGCCTGTGACTAGTGAGCTAGATAGCTGCAGCCTGCAGCTAGATATCTGTTTATGTTCCTATCCCATCAATGCATTTGCCATATCATCAGCCCACAGAGCATTCATGCAGACATAATCCTGATAGTATGTGACTATGTGTATATACATCAAAATTGGTCGATGGCAGAAATTTAAATACACACGCAGTCATTATGTCTGATTGACTTGGGTATCAATTAGTCTATAAGACTCTATGCATGTATGATAATTAGTCTTTTTGTTTTTATATATTTGATGCTTAACTTTTTGGCACACATAAGTTTTGACCGTATAGCTAGAATTATTATTTTAATCAGAGTGAGGAAGTACAAATTTGGAacatttaatttatttatatatattactGCATGCAGTCTCATCCTTGCCTATCTTTGGAAGAGAGATCAAGGCTATGCAGATGTTTGAACTATAAAAAGCTAAGCCTAGAAGCATGCAAGGATCTAGCCAAGAACCCTAGAGTCCCACCAAGGGTTTCAGTTGAAGCTCTTGCTGCTCAAAGCAATTCAACCAATTATGGCACCACTACTCATGATTCTCCTGCACTGGCTCCTTGTCTGAAAGATCGTGATCATGATCATTCCCACTATTCTTCTTATCATAATAACAACCAAACCATGATAAATGATCCAATTAAAAGCCATAACCAAAGGGTTATGTCCAATGGTAACGACGAATCCGTGATCACTCACGAGAATAGTAGTGATACAACAGAATATGATCAAGATCAGAAAAATAATGCAGCAGAAGAGAACGAAGAGATGAGATTAAACCTTCAAAGAATGCAAATGAAAGTTCTGGAGTTGGAAAAAGTATGTAGAAAGATGAAAGGTAGAATGTCAAAATTGGGTAAGAATGCTAGTTCTCCTATGATTTCCCATGCTAAGAGTAAAGTATTGCCAAGACTCTGCTAGCCCAGCTACTTCAGTTTAATATCTTTGCGTCTGTgagtatatttataatttttttctgAACTTGTGTAATTTCACTTCCGTGTGTAAATGAAGGAGGTGCTTGATGTGTGAGTATATGCACTTTTTCTTGATACACATATCATAGGAGAAATTTTAGTTGAATCAAGGTTTTGTGACTTATTAAAAGCATATATAATGGGCATGTTTGTCTTTACGCTTATAAGTTATTTATAGCTTATAAACTCATAAGTATTGTTTGTCGATCCCGttaaatttacaacttataaactgataagttgaatgttagtaactacgtactttttctcaacttattttgattttttacttttttattaattttagtttttaaatatatttttttaaatattaaattaatttaaaagtcatgaattaagatattcatatttaaaaattatttattttagtttatttaagtttaaaaaattctgacttataagtaaaattaaccAAACACTTACATAAGAGTAAAGTGCACTTTGTGTACTCGCACTTTGATGAAGACACCACTTGCAATATTACAGTTCAAAAACAACCAACTGAAATACTATATTTCTATTTTCGTTACAAATGAATGCAATCCGTTAAATCTGATTAACGCCGTAAGGGTATTTCAGTAAACTCAATTCTCAACGGTCAAATTCGGTATATGCATATAAACATTTCACTGTATGTATCTCCTTCATCAGTTTAAACCTAATTTCCAAATTACATCCCACCCCAATAGAAATATGGCAGCTATAGAAGACATTTTGGATCTCGCTTGTGATTGTGATCGAATAAATGTGGTTAAAACTCGTTGGTGGGGTGAGAACGCGGGTCGGAGGTTTCGCGAATGTGGGCAGCAATCTTGTGCGTACTTTGTTTGGATTGATCCACCCCTTGGAGCTCGTGTTGTTGAGGCTATTGAGGAGTTACACGAAATGCATTTTCAAGATCTTCGAAGGAACAGTCGCAGGAGGGACATGTTGATTGAAAGGCATAAAGCTGAGACTCTTAATATGAAGCGAAAACAAGGTTTTATGGTGGTTGCTATGTTTATTTTCTTCTCTGTGATGATGAGTACTGGACTTGCTTCAGTTATGCCTGATAATGTGGTTGATGATTACGAGTCCGATGAAGATGCTTAAGATCTTAAGTTTTAGGTTTTTGTTGGTGTGTTTTGACTTTTAGCTATGTTCATGAAGATGTTTAAGGTTTTATGTTTATTGTCTTAATGTATTCGAATTGTACTCTGATGACTATGTTATTCTCTGTAATGTATCTGATCTTTCATTTTCGAATTTGACTGCTACATTTGACAATGTATTGTAATAAAATTTTAACTTTCAAATTAAACAAAAGAGGTCAATTCATTGTAAATTGTAACATAAGGTTCCATACCAAGGTTTACCATAACAAAAGAAGGTTCATATAGACCATAACCATGAGTCATGACTACAAAGGTTCTATTACATCCATACCAAAAGAGCCAAACTAAGGTTCATATAGACCATAATAAAAAGTTAGCATCAAAACAAGCATTGTCTTCTCAAGATGGTTGATCAGCAGGCACAATCATTAGGTTTTTTACAACTTCTAAACAGGTTTCTGCTTAAGCCTGTTTTCCCTTTTCTTCCTTGCTAGCTCCAGATTCCTCATACTTGTAACACTGGCCTTGTCTTTAGTTGTGAATCCAAGTGCTTGAACATCAAGAGGATTGTTTGTGCCTTGTTGAGTGTTGGTATTAGTGAAGACACCACCTTGACTACCTTCCACAAGTGCAGTAGACCTTGTTGTCCTCCTTTCACCACCTTGTTTTGGAGTTTCTTGGCCTCCCTGACTGGCTTCTCCAAGTGTCCTGGAGTTTGAAGCCTCCTTTCCACCACCAACTTCAGCTGTCTTTGCCTTCTTGGTCCTAGTTTTCACTTGCTTCTCACAGCCATTAGCTTTGTGATATGCCTGTGAACATAAGAAGTACATACTTTTCAAATACTACTCCTGATGTGCATACATTATCATATTGAGATAATGAAAAAACAACATACCCTAGCAGGACAAGTCCTCATGTTGTGAGAATATTCAGTACAATAAGAGCACCTAACTTTGGTGTTCTGTCTCTTTAACCTTGTAGCCCCAGGGGTGGTTGCATTATTGGTTTTGTTCCTTGATTTCTTTGGCCTTCCTGTTTGTACCTTAAGTATAAGTGGTAGTGGCTTAGGGTAGTCTGTTGCATCCCATTCTTCTTCACCACAAATGGGATCAACAATGTGGTTGTATGTTGCAAGGAAACTATCATTTGAGTAGCAAGCATGAATATACTCATATTTTTTCTTAGACCATGCCATGTAATGCTTTCAATAAGATAGTGCTATCAGGCAATGCTTTCAATAAAGCATTAGCATAGTCCTAAACTCTTGAATACTACTCCACATGCTTCCCATTAATTGTCTGCAATGCCTTTCTTTTGGCCCTAGCAATTGCATAAATGCTCACATGACAGCCCCAATCATTGACAACCATTTTCATAAAAGCTTGCAAAGGCCATGTGGGGTTCATCCTTATGTCATTTTTATAGTAATTTGCAATCCATTTAGAATTTATCTGTTTCTGATCAAAAGTTTGAGTGCATGTATGTTTGGGGTCATACACTCTAACTTGATAAGTGTCAGACCTTTGCATCTTGTTTGCATAAATATTCCACTTGCAACCATTATAGCACACAAACTTCACTCTTGAACCAGGCCTTCTTTCAACAATGGCTTGCTTCTTTACAGCCTCTCTGAACACATTTGCACTTGCAAATAACTGCCCCAACTCAAACTTTGGATGCCCTATCTCACTCTTCTCATCAAAAACAGACCACTTGATCTCTTCTTCATCTGTGGAGTTAGCAGTCATCCTCACTTCTTCACTGTCTTCATATTGTGTAGAGTCAGTTGAATATTCTACATTTCCTCCTGTCCCCATGTCATCTGTAACCCTAGTCTTCCCCTTGTCCCCTTGATGTGTTTCCTCATTGacttttgcttttgcttttgcttttcCTTTTGCTTTTCCTTTTCCTATTGCAGTTTTATTGTTTACTTTCTCAACCTCTTTTGCTTCTCTCTTTTTTGCCCTTTCATTCTTATAGAAACAAACATCCTCATCTTTGCTGTCAATATTGGAGGAGTCACTGTGAAATGAATCATCAGTCAACTCATCTTGACACACCGCAAAATCTTCATCCTCTGAGTCAGTATGATCACTAAACACCTCCTCATCATCTGCATGATCTTCAACTTCATCTTCATTCTCTGGATTCTCCTCTACATCTGCATTATCTGCATTTTCCTCCTCATCTTCTTGACAGTCAAAAATACCCTCATCCTCACACATTTATCTAAGAAAATCTTCAGAATTGAGGTGGTCATTCTCCACAAATTCCAAGTTAGGATCTTGTGAAGGGTTGTACTCCCGTGACACTTTCCTATCAGGTTTGACTACTGCTAGGGGTTTGGAAGCAATGGAAACAACAAAAACAAACACCAACCTTGAAGGTGGCACAAGTTCACACATGTCTAAAACATCAGCATCTGATTCTAATGTCCATACACCTTTGACCCAATCTGTTTTTGGAAATTTATAACTAAATGAATGAAACCCATCTTGACCATATTCTGTTAGCATAGACTATAACTCAATCATACTCATCATGTCTACACTACACCCGTTTACATAAACAAAATCTCCACCAACATAATTCCTAGGATTTTCAGAGATGACCCCACCATAATACAGTTTAATTGTAAACAGATCTCCAGCTGAAAAGAATAACAAACAAAAACAGGAAGTGGGGAACAAATCACAAACATATACATAAAGGAGGACATAAATAATTCGATACACGTGAATGAGACCACTACCAGGCCAAAACCCTAATTTGTACTCATCAAACACTAACAATCAGTAAACCCTAACATACATATATGACAAACCCTAACATTACATCTCAAGAACCCTATTTTTATACAAATTACAAAGATTTCTACCGAAACATGTAATTTACCCTAAAATTTACAATTACTGGAGATATCGAACACTAACCTATATAATTGGGGCATTCATTTGGCGAGTAAATGTCCCTTTCTTCCCTTAGACGAATTAACCAACTCATGCTTGCTAGATTTTGGATCACCCTTCTCTTCAGTTTGGATCACCCTTCTCTTTAGTTTTCTAGATTTGGCGAGTAAATGTTGGTAGAAAATGGAAAAAGAGGCGGTGAAAAGGTACTGGTAAAAGCCCGCGTAATTGGTTTATGTGGAAAAGACGATGAGGCCCTCCACTTTTGGTCACGACGTTAATAAGATTTAATGGATTGTGTTGACGGgggaatttggtatcaac from Apium graveolens cultivar Ventura chromosome 5, ASM990537v1, whole genome shotgun sequence includes the following:
- the LOC141724761 gene encoding BTB/POZ domain-containing protein At1g50280-like; translated protein: MAELCDLQVHVNGQQTFFLNEKVISKYSGKLKKIIKQEKRRTQIKNSGIHIDDFPGGPFGFEQVSRFCYNNGTGVVTASNVCLLHCCALFLVMTEKVSACNLLQQTEAFLEDMFSWSRTDILTCLRSCESFFSYADSHGLIEKLLNTLLAKIAQHSDIFVCSPSSSSSPETIATSFRLSSSTKSMTPEVLGIKSSSKKFWWFDDLTILPPIIIERFVKILGGYGTDETSLILTRFILNYLKASVQSNMIKNCSKSEYSKLADIAIYGVLTIGKSTFSCRGLFWILRLVSTFGISRDCRTGLERLIASVLDQATLDDLLVSANDGNSVYDVNLVVRLIRLFVHTYSEQEYIHKMKKVGWLVDKYLREIAPDQNLKISRFLGVAESLADCARDCFDGVYRAVDIYLESHPCLSLEERSRLCRCLNYKKLSLEACKDLAKNPRVPPRVSVEALAAQSNSTNYGTTTHDSPALAPCLKDRDHDHSHYSSYHNNNQTMINDPIKSHNQRVMSNGNDESVITHENSSDTTEYDQDQKNNAAEENEEMRLNLQRMQMKVLELEKVCRKMKGRMSKLGKNASSPMISHAKSKVLPRLC